Proteins co-encoded in one Cydia strobilella chromosome 14, ilCydStro3.1, whole genome shotgun sequence genomic window:
- the LOC134747487 gene encoding small integral membrane protein 20 — translation MASFKGWRYAAFLGGFVGMIGLTLYPIAISPMMDSSEYKSIQKETRKNIKIEDIQPGNMKVWSDPFDRKKPQSE, via the exons ATGGCTTCATTCAAAGGTTGGCGGTACGCTGCCTTCCTTGGAGGTTTTGTGGGAATGATCGGACTGACTTTGTACCCAATTGCAATTAGTCCTATGATGGATTCTAGCGAATATA AAAGCATTCAAAAGGAAACTAGAAAGAATATCAAAATTGAAGACATTCAACCTGGTA ataTGAAAGTGTGGAGCGATCCCTTTGACCGTAAGAAACCCCAGAGCGAGTGA
- the LOC134747239 gene encoding lipase 3-like, translating to MRLPVLFLFTIVLIQYGDCQSTWYSDLVSIFSEKTTQLKNYVQDKGRSFKNYVGSVQNKVTSYFKPSAHGRSLDVTTEDQIKDRFEVYLNEAEMYDSELFEVIAPADMKYKCTTDDPAIHMTTPQLIALHGYPAESHVVITDDGYILTLHRIPYAKVGNGSKGIESPRKAVLLHHGLLGSSADWVMAGPEKGLAYVLSNAGYDVWLANVRGNTYSRSHISLNSDCRAFWNFTFHEISQHDLPAMIDYIMVTKGWDAKLNYIGHSMGTSVLFALLSTKTHYNKVLRAGYALAPVAYMTEIKSPIRLLARFADDIEYLLNLLGQNEFLPQNAVLRWLSKHACEINHIEEAFCENSLFMLCGFDEKQFNRTLLPLILSHVPAGASTKTLVHYAQEIHNKGQFQMFDYGKEGNKRQYGTPTPPQYPLEKITLPIALLGAQNDWLASTADVAKLYQQLPNPIENYVVPLEEFNHIDFLWAIDAPKLVYNKLIDLLEKGGSKYAEVDVEIITNEINELD from the coding sequence ATGAGGCTcccggttttatttttgtttacaatcGTTCTCATACAATACGGTGATTGCCAGAGCACGTGGTACTCAGACTTAGTCAGTATATTTAGCGAAAAAACTACACAGCTGAAGAATTATGTGCAGGACAAAGGACGCAGTTTCAAAAATTACGTTGGTAGTGTGCAAAATAAAGTGACTTCTTATTTTAAACCTTCGGCTCACGGAAGAAGTTTGGACGTGACAACAGAAGATCAGATTAAGGACAGGTTTGAAGTTTACTTAAATGAAGCTGAAATGTATGACTCTGAGTTGTTTGAAGTCATTGCTCCAGCTGATATGAAATATAAATGCACGACCGATGATCCAGCGATTCATATGACGACGCCCCAATTAATAGCCCTTCATGGATACCCCGCCGAGTCCCATGTGGTCATTACTGACGACGGATACATCCTCACGCTGCACAGAATTCCTTATGCCAAAGTGGGTAATGGGAGCAAAGGTATTGAAAGTCCTCGAAAGGCTGTTCTTTTGCATCACGGTTTACTCGGCAGCTCTGCAGACTGGGTAATGGCGGGCCCAGAAAAAGGTCTGGCATATGTTTTGTCTAACGCCGGATATGATGTTTGGCTGGCGAATGTCAGAGGGAACACTTATTCGAGATCTCATATATCTTTAAATTCTGACTGCCGGGCTTTTTGGAACTTCACATTCCACGAGATCAGTCAGCACGACTTGCCAGCTATGATCGATTACATAATGGTGACCAAAGGATGGGACGCCAAGCTCAATTATATTGGACATTCAATGGGCACGTCAGTGCTATTCGCTTTGCTGTCAACTAAAACCCATTACAATAAAGTTTTAAGAGCAGGCTATGCACTCGCGCCTGTGGCTTACATGACGGAGATTAAAAGTCCGATAAGACTGCTGGCCAGATTCGCCGATGACATTGAATATTTGCTAAATCTTCTTGGCCAGAATGAGTTTCTGCCGCAGAACGCTGTCTTGCGATGGCTGTCGAAGCACGCTTGCGAAATAAATCATATCGAAGAAGCTTTTTGTGAAAATTCCTTGTTTATGCTTTGCGGGTTCGATGAGAAGCAATTCAACAGGACACTATTACCCCTCATTTTGAGCCACGTCCCAGCTGGCGCTTCAACGAAAACTCTTGTTCACTACGCCCAAGAGATTCACAATAAAGGCCAATTCCAAATGTTTGACTATGGCAAGGAAGGAAATAAGAGACAGTACGGGACACCAACGCCTCCTCAGTATCCTCTTGAGAAGATCACCCTGCCAATCGCCCTGTTAGGTGCGCAGAACGATTGGCTAGCCAGCACCGCTGATGTCGCAAAACTATATCAGCAACTACCTAACCCCATTGAGAACTATGTAGTACCTTTGGAAGAGTTTAATCATATCGATTTTTTGTGGGCAATTGATGCGCCGAAGCTAGTGTACAACAAGTTAATAGACCTCTTAGAAAAAGGAGGTAGTAAATATGCAGAAGTAGACGTAGAAATCATAACTAATGAAATTAATGAACTTGAttag